In Pelagicoccus sp. SDUM812003, a genomic segment contains:
- a CDS encoding STM3941 family protein, whose translation MKETTFYPSKTKHALLLLVSITFVAGGIWLAKNGDWMGHIAYVFFGLGVVVFTIQLLPNSSYLKLKEDGFEFSALFRRHYVKWNDIKHFGIMTQTHRGMTTNKMVGWDYREEFEGSDLGRKISKKIGGIESALPDTYGMKAEELLSLMDERLKRNDTEPVVPYNSGQSLRD comes from the coding sequence ATGAAGGAAACCACATTTTACCCCAGCAAAACAAAGCACGCCCTGCTGTTGCTTGTTTCGATCACTTTCGTTGCAGGCGGAATTTGGCTAGCCAAGAATGGAGATTGGATGGGGCACATTGCCTATGTGTTCTTCGGCTTGGGTGTAGTCGTATTCACGATACAGCTACTACCGAATAGTTCCTACCTAAAACTAAAAGAAGACGGTTTTGAGTTTTCAGCTCTCTTTCGTCGTCACTACGTCAAATGGAACGACATCAAACATTTCGGAATTATGACTCAAACACACAGAGGAATGACAACGAACAAGATGGTTGGCTGGGATTACAGGGAGGAATTCGAAGGATCGGACTTAGGAAGAAAGATCTCAAAAAAGATAGGAGGAATCGAATCAGCCCTGCCAGATACATACGGAATGAAAGCAGAGGAGCTATTGTCGTTGATGGACGAACGCTTAAAAAGAAACGATACCGAACCAGTCGTCCCATACAACTCCGGCCAGTCGCTCCGCGACTGA